One Halarcobacter ebronensis genomic window carries:
- a CDS encoding FkbM family methyltransferase, translating to MYEEVSAKKFLLGYIKSKLIDIGLIKKVDTEYCGQKIMLNDIGSNAVLKQIASYGWWGHEPELKIFMEKYNFDIDTFVDGGANIGFYSIVFSLNHNSVKCIAVEALDRNIDYITKLKSRNNFDFDIVSKAIDANDDRSVEFYIPLNMGENKLSAIGSVDKDFRSSQGNKLIQYEIKTVKTISLKTLLTNSKRSLVKLDIEGNELNVLENSLDTLDTNNIDFILEIMILDRDKYKLFNLMKSFGYKAYLITNKGLVEENKPLTMPYPYPDTNGTLWRNHYFTKKDSIEVEDFSKKTYGHFI from the coding sequence ATGTATGAAGAAGTTAGTGCTAAAAAGTTTTTATTAGGTTATATTAAATCAAAACTTATAGATATTGGACTAATTAAAAAAGTTGATACTGAATATTGTGGACAAAAAATCATGCTTAATGATATAGGTTCAAATGCAGTTCTTAAGCAAATAGCATCTTACGGATGGTGGGGGCATGAGCCAGAATTGAAAATATTTATGGAAAAGTATAATTTTGACATAGATACCTTTGTTGATGGTGGAGCAAACATAGGGTTTTATTCAATCGTATTTTCACTTAACCACAATAGTGTAAAGTGTATAGCAGTAGAAGCACTTGATAGAAATATAGACTATATTACAAAGTTGAAAAGTCGTAATAACTTTGACTTTGATATTGTTTCAAAAGCAATAGACGCTAATGATGATAGAAGTGTAGAATTTTATATACCCTTAAACATGGGGGAAAATAAGCTTTCCGCAATTGGCTCAGTAGATAAGGATTTTAGGAGTTCTCAAGGAAATAAGCTTATACAATATGAAATAAAAACTGTAAAAACTATTAGTTTGAAAACATTGTTAACCAATAGTAAAAGAAGCTTAGTCAAATTAGATATTGAAGGCAATGAACTAAATGTATTAGAAAATAGTTTAGATACATTAGATACAAATAATATTGATTTTATTTTAGAAATTATGATTTTAGATAGAGATAAATATAAGTTGTTCAATCTTATGAAAAGTTTTGGCTATAAAGCATATTTGATTACAAACAAAGGACTAGTAGAAGAAAATAAGCCTTTGACTATGCCATATCCATATCCTGACACAAATGGTACTCTCTGGAGAAATCATTATTTTACAAAAAAAGATTCTATTGAAGTTGAAGATTTTTCTAAAAAAACATATGGACACTTCATATAA
- a CDS encoding polysaccharide deacetylase family protein: MKNKIIVVMYHEVLPINTEFLDNSLCTSIDNFIDHLEFYRNTFEIVDVNNIYKKTSKIKLLITFDDGYVGNFKYVFPLLKKYEIPILFFISTDFVSKTNGYWILLLKYVKQKKSSFIFLSKINIFLTPLLIKYNIVNILKLFFKYSYIEKINFYIKNSQIRDMFMDWNQIFEMNSSNLVTFGAHTKTHPILSKLKYEEQHEEIIGSINVLEKKLNTKISNFAYPFGKAIHFNSDSIKICQSRKLNIFTTEKGDNNLFDKYYIKRIGIHNEPVSILQEKLKAYYEM; this comes from the coding sequence ATGAAAAATAAAATAATTGTTGTTATGTATCATGAAGTTCTCCCAATAAATACAGAGTTTTTAGATAATTCATTATGTACAAGTATCGATAATTTTATAGATCATCTAGAATTTTATAGGAATACTTTTGAAATAGTTGATGTGAATAATATTTATAAAAAGACTTCTAAAATAAAGTTATTGATTACTTTTGATGATGGATATGTTGGAAATTTTAAGTATGTTTTCCCCTTACTAAAAAAGTATGAAATACCTATATTATTTTTTATATCAACTGATTTTGTATCAAAGACAAATGGCTATTGGATTTTATTATTGAAATATGTTAAACAAAAAAAATCTTCTTTTATCTTTTTATCAAAAATTAATATTTTCTTAACTCCATTATTAATTAAGTATAATATTGTCAATATTTTAAAATTATTTTTTAAGTATAGTTATATTGAAAAAATAAACTTCTATATAAAGAATAGTCAAATTAGAGATATGTTTATGGATTGGAATCAAATTTTTGAAATGAACTCTTCAAACTTAGTGACTTTTGGCGCACATACAAAAACTCACCCAATTTTATCAAAATTGAAATATGAAGAGCAACATGAGGAAATAATTGGATCAATAAATGTACTAGAAAAAAAATTGAATACAAAGATTTCTAATTTTGCTTACCCTTTTGGGAAAGCCATACATTTTAATTCTGATAGTATAAAAATTTGTCAATCAAGAAAGTTAAATATTTTTACTACAGAAAAAGGGGATAATAATTTATTTGATAAATATTATATAAAAAGAATAGGTATTCATAATGAACCAGTAAGTATTTTACAAGAAAAATTGAAGGCATATTATGAAATGTAA
- a CDS encoding protoporphyrinogen/coproporphyrinogen oxidase: MTVILGAGISGISASYHLNQKGIENIVFEKDDDWGGLCGNFGIDGFRFDKAIHLSFTSDEYVKELFSKSTEYITHNPLAYNYYKGSWLKHPAQNNLEPLSLNEKIKIISDFVENSNKKCNIENYEEWLRAQYGNYFSEKFPLEYTKKYWTLEAKELSISWVGNRMYQPNIKEVLRGAFEKQTPNTYYANEMRYPVKGGYKSFLNFMRKDCDIRLNKKVIKIDSINKIVYFEDKTSQSYSELISSIPLPEYKNLIKDMPTIVKNACEKLKYTSIALVSIGLRKPNIPKYLWFYIYDEDILASRCYSPSIKSSNNVPVGCSSFQFEIYFSKDKTLNLSNNELIDHIIEKSEKMNIFNKEDIFVKDCKILKYGNVIFYHYMEDDRKLVLDYLKKLNIKTVGRFGKWEYLWSDQSLRSGCE; the protein is encoded by the coding sequence ATGACTGTAATTTTAGGTGCTGGAATTTCTGGTATATCAGCCAGTTATCATTTAAATCAAAAAGGTATAGAAAACATAGTTTTTGAAAAAGATGATGACTGGGGTGGACTATGTGGAAATTTTGGAATAGATGGCTTTAGATTTGATAAAGCAATACATTTATCTTTTACAAGTGATGAGTATGTGAAAGAATTGTTTTCAAAATCTACTGAATATATTACTCATAATCCACTAGCATATAACTATTATAAGGGGAGTTGGCTAAAGCACCCTGCTCAGAATAATTTAGAACCATTAAGTTTAAATGAAAAAATTAAAATAATAAGTGATTTTGTAGAAAATTCAAATAAAAAATGCAATATAGAAAATTATGAAGAGTGGTTAAGGGCTCAATATGGTAACTATTTTAGTGAGAAATTTCCTTTAGAATATACTAAAAAGTATTGGACATTAGAAGCAAAGGAATTGAGTATTTCATGGGTTGGAAATAGAATGTATCAGCCAAATATAAAAGAAGTTTTAAGAGGTGCATTTGAAAAACAAACGCCAAATACATATTATGCAAATGAAATGCGATATCCTGTAAAAGGCGGTTATAAATCTTTTTTAAACTTTATGAGAAAAGATTGTGATATTAGATTAAATAAAAAAGTAATTAAGATTGATTCTATAAATAAAATTGTCTATTTTGAAGATAAAACTAGTCAAAGCTATAGTGAATTAATATCTAGTATTCCATTGCCAGAATATAAAAATTTAATCAAAGATATGCCAACTATAGTAAAAAATGCATGTGAAAAATTAAAATACACAAGTATAGCTTTAGTTTCTATTGGTTTAAGAAAACCTAATATCCCGAAATACCTGTGGTTTTATATCTATGATGAAGATATCTTAGCATCTAGATGTTATAGTCCTAGTATAAAATCTTCAAATAATGTACCAGTTGGATGTAGCTCTTTTCAATTTGAGATTTATTTCTCAAAAGATAAAACTTTAAATTTATCTAATAATGAATTAATTGATCATATTATAGAAAAATCCGAAAAAATGAATATTTTTAATAAAGAAGATATATTTGTGAAAGATTGTAAAATTTTAAAATATGGAAATGTTATTTTCTACCACTATATGGAAGATGATAGAAAATTAGTTTTGGACTACTTAAAAAAATTAAATATAAAAACAGTTGGTCGTTTTGGAAAATGGGAATATCTATGGAGTGATCAAAGTTTAAGGAGTGGATGTGAATAG
- a CDS encoding acyltransferase — MFRKIFSRLFKLMLFFNKNIKTHGKISIIKKPIINIKNGCLLELGNGVKLNSDNLKYHLNMYTPVKLYADREGAKIIIKENTRIHGSCIHSYEYIEIGRNCLIAANCQIFDGSGHDLYVDNPQNRINTEGNSKPIIIGDNCWIGANSIILPGSRLGNNCVVSAGSIVRGIFVDNSLISGNPAKIVKELT, encoded by the coding sequence ATGTTTAGAAAAATTTTTTCTCGTTTATTTAAATTAATGCTTTTTTTTAACAAAAATATTAAAACTCATGGCAAAATCTCAATTATAAAAAAACCAATAATTAATATTAAAAATGGGTGCTTACTAGAATTGGGAAATGGTGTTAAGTTAAATTCTGATAATTTGAAATATCATTTAAATATGTATACTCCTGTTAAATTATATGCAGATAGAGAAGGCGCTAAAATTATTATAAAAGAAAATACTAGAATACATGGTAGTTGTATTCATTCATATGAATATATTGAGATTGGGAGAAATTGTTTGATTGCAGCAAATTGTCAAATCTTTGATGGAAGTGGTCATGATTTGTATGTTGATAATCCTCAGAATAGAATAAATACAGAAGGAAACTCAAAACCAATTATCATTGGAGATAATTGTTGGATTGGGGCAAACAGTATAATTTTACCAGGTTCAAGATTAGGTAACAATTGTGTAGTTAGTGCTGGATCAATAGTAAGAGGTATATTTGTGGATAATAGTTTAATTTCTGGGAATCCAGCTAAAATTGTTAAGGAATTAACTTGA
- a CDS encoding glycosyltransferase family 4 protein: MKVLVVSSKFRPEYSGSGYRAENTYKRLSKKFNVDYSIVTNSLIYKNDKYYDNVYRIGRKFKVDNCNLIKRKIFTLFNMIRELYKSWKYIKDRKDEFDLVHTFGNSWSVTFFTLYFNYLDKPIIRELCNEMDNPLYPPIFEKQMSKTFKKENTLMVAISKRLEYVCKRFDIKNIWQRPNPIDEKKFFINYDKKYMLRANLSKFSQDDIVLVHLANYRPSKNHIFLVEMMKYLPNNFKLLLAGPLKKQDIGNFQKISNKIRECHLENRIDLQSGFIDNFNEYIQMSDIFLFPSLSEGLGTPIYEAQACGVPVVSNFIEDVTNLAIKDNIGGFVLELNEEEFAKKVIEANKITRENLIYNSKEILEKTSSEVIDEEYFNIINKIKNENRY, translated from the coding sequence ATGAAAGTATTAGTGGTGAGTAGCAAATTTCGTCCTGAATACTCAGGATCAGGGTATCGTGCTGAAAATACTTATAAAAGACTTTCAAAAAAGTTTAACGTTGACTATAGTATCGTAACTAATTCTTTAATATATAAAAATGATAAATATTATGATAATGTGTATAGAATAGGCAGAAAATTTAAAGTTGATAATTGTAATCTCATAAAAAGAAAAATTTTCACTCTATTTAATATGATAAGAGAGCTTTATAAATCATGGAAATATATAAAAGATAGAAAAGATGAATTTGACTTAGTTCATACTTTTGGAAATAGTTGGTCAGTTACTTTTTTTACACTTTATTTTAATTATTTAGATAAACCAATAATAAGAGAACTTTGTAATGAAATGGATAATCCTCTTTATCCACCTATATTTGAAAAACAGATGAGCAAAACTTTTAAAAAAGAGAATACATTAATGGTGGCTATCTCAAAAAGACTTGAATATGTATGCAAAAGATTTGATATAAAAAATATATGGCAAAGACCAAATCCAATTGACGAAAAGAAGTTTTTTATAAACTATGACAAAAAATATATGTTAAGGGCTAATCTATCTAAATTTAGTCAAGATGATATAGTATTAGTACACTTAGCTAACTATAGACCTTCAAAAAATCATATCTTTCTTGTAGAGATGATGAAGTATCTTCCTAATAATTTTAAATTGCTTTTAGCTGGACCTCTAAAAAAGCAGGATATTGGTAATTTTCAAAAGATAAGTAATAAAATAAGAGAGTGTCATTTAGAGAATAGAATTGATTTACAAAGTGGATTTATAGATAATTTTAATGAATATATACAAATGAGTGATATTTTTTTATTTCCTTCTCTCTCTGAAGGGTTAGGGACACCTATATACGAAGCACAGGCATGTGGTGTCCCTGTAGTTTCAAATTTTATAGAAGATGTAACTAATCTAGCGATTAAAGATAACATTGGAGGTTTTGTTTTAGAATTAAATGAAGAAGAATTTGCCAAAAAGGTTATAGAAGCGAATAAAATAACTAGAGAAAATTTAATATATAATAGTAAAGAAATATTAGAAAAAACATCTTCTGAAGTTATTGATGAAGAATATTTTAATATAATCAACAAAATAAAAAATGAAAACAGATATTAA
- a CDS encoding glycosyltransferase family 2 protein encodes MNSDSKVSILIPTRNRTDLFKSSLESILNQTYKNIEIIISDNYPDSIDTEEYIKNIKDKRIIYIKQKELIPMEDHWNFLIKQATGEYICIYHDDDIYSKDIVETSLKYFLEKDNVLMCHVLTKHFSNDINQGSKVKILHTKDYISNIEYLQYCIKNKPSIVCSSVMYPRWVFNKYKFKNEYKSFDYHLWFELLQNKGYIAYNTDSLMYYRKHANNTFKKFDIFNVQKEYCEMFEKCLSDENRKLLSYPTNYIQNYIIENLISQELGIKRMLNPYYTIRFYKKLISYKFEVSITHFFKVLFQRFKKRC; translated from the coding sequence GTGAATAGTGATTCTAAAGTATCAATTTTAATACCGACAAGAAATAGAACGGATTTATTTAAAAGTAGTTTAGAATCTATACTTAATCAAACATATAAAAATATTGAAATTATAATATCTGATAATTATCCTGATAGTATAGATACTGAAGAGTATATTAAAAATATTAAAGATAAAAGAATTATATATATTAAACAAAAAGAATTAATACCTATGGAAGATCATTGGAATTTTTTAATTAAACAAGCAACAGGAGAGTATATTTGCATTTATCATGATGATGATATTTATTCTAAAGATATTGTAGAAACTTCATTAAAATATTTTTTAGAAAAAGATAATGTTTTGATGTGTCATGTCCTTACAAAACATTTTAGTAATGATATTAATCAAGGGTCAAAAGTTAAGATATTACATACAAAAGATTATATATCAAATATTGAATACCTTCAATATTGTATTAAAAATAAGCCAAGTATAGTTTGTTCAAGTGTTATGTATCCAAGATGGGTATTTAATAAGTATAAATTTAAAAATGAATATAAATCTTTTGATTATCATTTATGGTTTGAACTTTTACAAAATAAAGGATATATTGCTTATAATACTGATTCTTTAATGTATTATAGGAAACATGCTAATAATACTTTTAAAAAATTTGATATTTTTAATGTTCAAAAAGAGTATTGTGAAATGTTTGAAAAATGTTTAAGTGATGAGAATAGAAAATTATTATCTTATCCCACAAATTACATACAAAATTATATTATTGAAAATCTTATTTCTCAAGAATTAGGAATAAAAAGAATGTTAAACCCATATTATACAATAAGATTTTATAAAAAATTAATTAGCTATAAATTTGAGGTTTCAATAACACATTTTTTTAAAGTTTTATTTCAGAGGTTTAAAAAACGGTGTTGA
- a CDS encoding CapA family protein, translating to MLKVNNANLRVNDTEDYKFTNILNINITGDWAPSLGNISDILIEKEEAYYGELVKYFHNGDLNIVNLETVIDTQERDFEKSAVRLIDKPEVLSSLKSINTHLACLANNHILDNGAKGLTETIKHLREYKIEYVGAGLSKVDIYKPYLFEKNSQKIAVINTAEGEESNEKYNGHIGASDIESYNIIDQIRECKQQGYFTILIAHAGVEFIPTPPPHIQELYRTFVDEGANLVVGHHPHVPQGLEIYKDVPIFYSLGNFGIFRKKSRYMETIGYLLNINIINNKIFEIKIIPYKISAMSISILRNQEFENFRINFKKSSEYIQNNSILKTIWREYIFFRYLDVRLKNIVKEYSLNSKKFKSSQINFVSQYSEKFMFLEETNKISKFEYLDYLKEFGCIKKLKFSEKIFYFTKDKLYFFETFRKKILKFLVKIERLIKNV from the coding sequence TTGTTAAAAGTAAACAATGCAAATTTAAGAGTAAATGATACTGAAGATTATAAATTTACAAATATATTAAACATAAACATCACAGGAGATTGGGCTCCTTCTCTTGGCAATATTTCAGATATCTTAATAGAAAAAGAAGAAGCTTATTATGGAGAATTGGTTAAGTATTTTCATAATGGAGATCTAAATATTGTAAACCTTGAAACAGTTATAGATACTCAAGAAAGAGATTTTGAAAAAAGTGCTGTAAGACTTATTGATAAACCAGAAGTCTTAAGTTCTCTAAAAAGTATTAATACTCATCTTGCATGTCTGGCAAATAATCATATTCTGGACAATGGGGCTAAAGGATTAACGGAAACTATCAAACACTTAAGAGAATATAAAATTGAATATGTAGGAGCAGGATTATCAAAAGTGGATATTTATAAACCTTATCTATTTGAAAAAAATAGTCAAAAAATAGCAGTTATAAATACAGCAGAAGGCGAAGAATCAAATGAAAAATACAATGGGCATATTGGAGCTTCAGATATTGAATCTTATAATATAATAGACCAAATAAGAGAGTGTAAACAACAAGGATATTTTACTATCCTTATTGCACATGCTGGGGTTGAATTTATCCCGACTCCTCCTCCTCATATACAAGAACTATATAGAACTTTTGTTGATGAGGGGGCTAATTTAGTTGTTGGACATCACCCTCATGTTCCACAAGGGCTTGAAATATATAAAGATGTTCCTATATTTTATTCATTAGGAAACTTTGGAATATTTAGAAAAAAGAGCAGATATATGGAGACAATAGGGTATTTGCTAAATATCAACATTATTAATAATAAGATATTTGAGATAAAGATAATTCCTTATAAAATAAGTGCAATGAGTATTAGTATCTTAAGGAATCAAGAATTTGAGAATTTTAGAATAAATTTTAAAAAAAGTTCTGAATATATACAAAATAATTCTATTTTAAAAACTATTTGGAGAGAATATATTTTCTTTAGATATCTTGATGTAAGATTAAAGAATATTGTAAAGGAATATTCTCTAAACAGTAAAAAGTTTAAATCTTCACAAATTAATTTTGTATCTCAATATTCAGAAAAATTTATGTTTTTAGAAGAAACTAACAAAATTTCTAAGTTTGAATATCTTGATTATTTAAAAGAATTTGGATGCATTAAGAAATTAAAATTTTCGGAAAAAATATTTTATTTTACAAAAGATAAATTATACTTTTTTGAAACTTTTAGAAAAAAAATATTGAAGTTCTTAGTTAAAATTGAAAGGTTAATAAAAAATGTTTAG
- the rfbH gene encoding lipopolysaccharide biosynthesis protein RfbH, whose product MTKQEQLKQEILQKTKEYYELVHKPLQDKKFIEGESRVNYAGRVFDEKEMQYLIDSSLDFWLTYGDYSKKFEKDLAKFLNVRWAFLVNSGSSANLLAFYALTSPLLKERQVKRGDEVITVAAGFPTTVAPIVQYGAVPVFVDMELTCANIDVNELEKALSPKTKVVMIAHTLGNPFNIKVVKEFCDKHNLWLIEDNCDALGSTYDGKLTGTWGDIGTSSFYPPHHMTMGEGGATYTDNPLLKKIMLSLRDWGRDCWCESGIDNTCGKRFKQEFGKLPKGYDHKYVYSHFGFNLKVSDMQAAVGVAQLEKFPTFVEKRKENQKKLYSELKDLKELQLVEIQPNSDPSWFGFMMTLTDEAKFTRNEIVEYLENNNIQTRNLFAGNMTKHPMFDSMVLNTDYRVVGNLKVTDKIMNDSFWIGLYPGMGDDAINYMIKKIREFVESK is encoded by the coding sequence CTGCAAGATAAAAAGTTTATTGAAGGTGAATCTAGAGTTAACTATGCGGGCAGAGTTTTTGACGAAAAGGAAATGCAATATTTAATAGATAGTTCATTAGATTTTTGGCTTACATATGGAGATTATTCTAAAAAATTTGAAAAAGATCTTGCGAAGTTTTTAAATGTACGATGGGCATTTTTAGTGAACTCTGGAAGTAGTGCAAACTTACTTGCCTTTTATGCTTTGACTTCACCACTTTTAAAAGAGCGACAAGTTAAAAGAGGTGATGAGGTTATTACTGTAGCTGCTGGATTTCCTACTACTGTAGCTCCTATCGTGCAGTATGGAGCAGTTCCAGTGTTTGTTGATATGGAATTAACTTGTGCAAATATAGATGTAAATGAACTTGAAAAAGCGTTAAGTCCTAAAACAAAAGTTGTTATGATAGCTCATACTCTAGGAAATCCTTTTAATATTAAGGTTGTAAAAGAGTTCTGCGATAAACACAACTTATGGTTGATTGAAGATAATTGTGATGCTCTTGGTTCAACATATGATGGAAAATTAACAGGAACATGGGGAGATATTGGTACAAGCTCTTTTTATCCTCCTCATCACATGACAATGGGTGAAGGGGGTGCAACATATACAGATAATCCACTTCTTAAAAAAATTATGCTTTCATTAAGAGACTGGGGGAGAGATTGTTGGTGTGAAAGTGGAATTGATAATACTTGTGGAAAAAGATTTAAACAAGAATTTGGCAAATTACCCAAAGGATATGATCATAAATATGTTTATTCCCATTTTGGATTTAATTTAAAAGTCTCTGATATGCAAGCTGCTGTTGGTGTTGCACAACTAGAAAAATTCCCAACTTTTGTGGAAAAAAGAAAAGAGAATCAAAAGAAATTATATAGTGAGCTCAAAGACCTTAAAGAACTTCAACTTGTAGAAATTCAGCCAAATTCAGATCCTAGCTGGTTTGGATTTATGATGACACTTACAGATGAAGCAAAATTTACAAGAAATGAGATAGTTGAATACCTAGAAAATAATAACATCCAAACAAGAAATCTATTTGCAGGGAATATGACAAAACATCCTATGTTTGATAGTATGGTTTTAAATACTGATTATAGAGTAGTTGGGAATTTAAAAGTAACAGATAAAATTATGAATGATAGTTTTTGGATAGGTTTGTATCCTGGTATGGGTGATGATGCAATTAACTATATGATTAAAAAAATTAGAGAATTTGTGGAAAGTAAATAA
- a CDS encoding ABC transporter ATP-binding protein, with protein sequence MLKLYYFFKNNIDHSLLFLFILGIIVSFFELIGMSLLLPIFQPDYNGKFAEYIKYTLSLFNINYNIINLSIFIFIIFLSKFIISVFQEYKYHKISNIFLSNIRKKIVDIITHADYLKVNKYSFSEINNLLTKETEKAYELFFYIMQISVVCTLMIGYLSMAFFLNVKYTLVMIIFGIFIMLVYKKLNRKVKYYSYEILNKSERINKYLTELIVYLKYLKVTNCINTYNKYMKESSDEYSHIKYKQAFLGGLTKRSSEPIGILMILLMVSYNNIYEGKSNIEIAFVALFLYKVFTTFTNFQYMYQKILAVHASTFKIIDFENTLKNSQNKNNENKIYFNELLKTITLNNLSFKIENKKIIDNISYKFERSKIYGIVGNTGAGKTTLINLISGLYIAEDNCMKYNNTNVNQIDIRKLSEKIAYVSQENFVFEDTLLNNIISWNKEYEKDVEQYIKISALSKLVDDLGLESNIGSFGTTLSGGQKQRICLARELIKQPDVLILDEATSALDANTEKEIMGNIISLKDDKITFVIAHRLSTLFKMDEIIFLKNGKIEASGNFFELYHTNCEFKKMCNNQNINLDNE encoded by the coding sequence GTGTTGAAATTGTACTATTTCTTTAAAAATAATATTGATCATAGTTTATTATTTCTATTTATATTAGGGATAATAGTAAGCTTCTTTGAATTAATAGGAATGAGTTTATTATTACCTATTTTTCAACCTGATTATAACGGTAAATTTGCAGAGTATATTAAATATACACTTTCATTATTTAATATCAATTATAATATAATAAACTTATCAATCTTTATTTTTATAATTTTTTTAAGCAAATTTATAATATCTGTATTTCAAGAGTATAAATACCATAAGATTTCGAATATTTTTTTATCGAATATACGGAAGAAAATCGTGGATATCATTACGCATGCAGATTATTTAAAAGTTAATAAATATAGTTTTTCTGAAATCAATAATTTATTGACAAAAGAGACAGAAAAAGCTTATGAACTTTTCTTTTATATTATGCAAATATCTGTTGTATGTACATTAATGATAGGATACTTAAGTATGGCATTTTTTTTAAATGTTAAATATACCTTAGTAATGATCATTTTTGGTATTTTTATAATGTTGGTTTATAAAAAGTTAAATAGAAAAGTTAAATATTATTCCTATGAAATATTAAATAAATCAGAAAGAATTAATAAATATCTGACAGAGTTAATTGTTTATTTAAAATATTTGAAAGTGACAAATTGTATTAATACTTACAATAAATATATGAAAGAATCAAGTGATGAGTATTCACATATAAAATATAAACAAGCTTTTTTAGGTGGATTAACAAAACGTTCTAGTGAACCTATAGGTATTTTAATGATACTTTTGATGGTTTCTTATAATAATATTTATGAAGGGAAATCAAATATTGAAATAGCCTTTGTGGCTCTTTTTTTATATAAAGTTTTTACTACTTTTACAAATTTTCAGTATATGTACCAAAAAATTTTAGCTGTACATGCATCGACTTTTAAAATTATAGATTTTGAAAATACTTTAAAAAATTCACAAAATAAAAATAATGAAAATAAAATATATTTTAATGAACTACTTAAAACAATTACACTAAATAATTTATCTTTCAAAATAGAAAACAAGAAAATTATAGATAATATTTCTTATAAGTTTGAGAGAAGTAAAATTTATGGAATAGTCGGTAATACTGGGGCAGGTAAAACAACATTGATTAATTTGATAAGCGGTTTATATATAGCAGAAGATAATTGTATGAAATATAATAATACAAATGTAAATCAAATTGATATTAGAAAATTATCTGAAAAAATTGCATATGTTTCACAAGAAAATTTTGTTTTTGAAGATACTTTGTTGAATAATATAATAAGTTGGAATAAAGAGTATGAAAAGGATGTAGAACAATATATTAAAATATCAGCGCTAAGTAAATTGGTAGATGATCTTGGTTTGGAGTCAAATATAGGAAGTTTTGGAACTACATTGTCTGGTGGACAAAAACAACGGATTTGTTTAGCTAGAGAATTAATTAAACAGCCTGATGTATTAATTTTAGATGAGGCAACAAGTGCATTAGATGCAAATACTGAAAAAGAGATTATGGGAAATATTATCTCTTTAAAAGATGATAAAATTACATTTGTTATTGCCCATAGGCTATCTACTTTATTTAAAATGGATGAAATAATTTTTTTAAAGAATGGTAAAATTGAAGCTAGTGGCAATTTCTTTGAACTGTACCACACAAATTGTGAATTTAAAAAAATGTGTAATAATCAAAATATAAACTTGGATAATGAGTAA